GGTTCGGCCGCTCCTCCGCGCCCTGGCAGCACCTGGCCCAGACTCGGATGCGCGCAGTGGAGCAGTGCCGTTGGATAGCGCGGGGCACCAACACCGGCATCAGCGCCTTCATCGACCCTCTCGGCCGTCTTGCGGCTTCCTCGGACCTCTTCCAGGACGAAGTCTTGACCTGGGCGGTCAAACCTGTTCATGTGACTACGTTCTACCATGACGCCTACCATTGGCTGAACGTGGCGGCGTACCTTCTGGCCGGGCTGATGTCGGCCTGGGTGGTGCTCTGCCCGGCCTTGCGGCGGCCTTAACCAGCAAAGACAAGAAGCATATGCACCAGTATTCCGAGCTCAAAGGCAACAGCGCCACTCTTTTCGGCAAGTACGAGACTCTTTGGGGGCGGCTTTGACTACTCCAAGCTCGCCGAACGTCTCGCCGCGATAGAAACCCAGATTTCCCAGCCCGACGCCTGGAACCAACCGGAAAAGCTCACGCCTGTCCTGCGGGAAAAGAGCCAGCTGGAACACAAGCTGTCCACCTACGACGGCCTGCGCAAGGCCAAGGAGGATCTTGAGGTCTGGTTGGAGCTGGCCGCCGAGGACGAAGCTTCCCTGGACGACCTGCATCGCTCCATGAAGGAGTTCGAGAAGATTCTCCGCCAGACCGAGATGGCCACGCTTCTCGGCGGCGAGCAGGACGGCAGCAACGCCATTCTCGAAATCCATCCCGGCGCAGGCGGCGTGGAATCCCAGGACTGGGCCGAGATGCTGCTGCGCATGTACACGCGCTGGGCCGAGGACAAGGATTTCAAGCTCACGGTGCTCGACGTGCAGCCTGCCGAGGAAGCGGGCATCAAGAACGCCGCCTTGCAGATCGAAGGCCCCTACGCCTATGGATTTTTGCGCGGCGAGGCCGGAATCCACCGCCTGATCCGCATTTCCCCGTTCGACGCATCCGGGAGACGGCACACCTCGTTCGCTTCGGTGGACGTCTATCCCGATGTGGACGACGACATAGAAATCGAGGTCCGCGAGGAAGATCTTCGCGTCGATGTGTTCAGGGCCAGCGGTCCGGGCGGTCAGCATGTGAACAAGACCAACTCCGCCGTGCGCATCACCCACCTGCCGACCAACATAGTGGTGCAGTGCCAGAATGAAAAATCCCAGCTGCGCAACCGCCAGACGGCCATGAAGATGCTCAAGGCCCGATTGTATGAGCAGGAACTGCGCAAGCGCGAAGAGTCCCAGCGCGTGGATTACGCCAGCAAGGACGCGATCAATTTCGGAAGCCAGATCAGAACGTACACGCTCCAGCCCTACCGGCTGGTCAAGGACCACCGTTCGAACACCGAGGACGGCAACGTGGACGCCGTATTGGACGGCGCGCTGGACCGACTCATGCGCAGCTACCTCTTGTACGCCCATGCCGGAAAACAGAACGCCTGACCCGAAGGATGCGGCCATGGCCCATTCCGTGCCGGATACGGCCCTTGAGCGCGAACTGCTCAAAGAACTGACGCGCCTGCGGGATGAAATCTGCGCGGCGGCCAGAACCCCCTGCGAGGACATGGACGCGCGGACCAACCTCGGCGTGTTTCGACTGTTCAGCGGCATCAGCCTCCAGCAGTGGCGATCCATCGTTCGCCGTCTCGAACTCAAGGGCTGGCTGACCCTGCCCATCGACCGGGACATCTATCCGCACCTCACGGTGCTCCAGGAAAGCCTGGACGAGCTTTCCTACCAGTCCGAACACGACGCGCTCACGGGACTTGCCAACCGTCGATCCTTCGACCGCTTCCTCGATCTTGAAATGGAACGCGCACAACGGGCCGGAACGGCCCTGAGCCTTGCCGTCATCGACCTGGACGATTTCAAGCTCGTCAACGACACTTACGGTCATGTGGCCGGGGACGAGGTTCTTGTCCGCCTCGCGAAGATCATCACGGGCAACAAGCGCCGCTACGATCTGGCCGCGCGCATCGGCGGGGAGGAATTCGCCATCGTCCTGCCCGGCATAGGCCAGGTGCGCAGCGCCAAAGTCGTGGACCGCATTCGCCAGGATCTTGAGGAAAGCGCCTTTTCCTTTCCCGGCGGCGAGGGCGTCGTATCCGTGAGCTGCTCCGCGGGCATTGCCAGCTATCGCGGAACGACGCGTTTTTCTCCCAAGGATTTTTTCGAACTTGCGGACAAGGCTCTCTACGCTGCCAAGACAGCTGGAAAGAACCGCACCGAGCTGGCCCCCATGCCCGACATCGAGCAGGCAATCCGCCCCTCTCTGGTACAGGCCAGCGAAAAGCGTTTCCTCTTCACCGGAAAACCGTAGGATCCGTGGACCATGATCAACCCGAACATGACTCTGAGCCTGGCCGTCATGAGCGGCAAAGGCGGCGTCGGCAAGACGAGCATTTCGCTGAACCTCGGCTATGCGCTCCACGCCGCGGGTCTGAAGACCTTGCTTATGGATTGCGACCTGGGGCTCGCCAACCTGGACGTGCTCCTGGGCATCGCCCCGGAGAAGAATCTTCAGGATCTGCTCAAGCACGACATCGACACCTCGGACGTGGCGGTCGCCGTGGAGCCGGACGGGCTGGACGTGCTCCCCGCGGCCAGCGGCGTGCCGGAGCTTGTGGAAATGGATGAAGACATGCAGAACGTCATGCTGGACAAGATCGTCCAGCTTGCCGGAAGCTACAACATGCTCATCCTCGACCTGGGCGCCGGCATCAGCCGAACCGTCATGACCTTCGCCTCCATGGCGCAGCTTCGTCTGGTAGTGGTCACGCCGGAGCCGACCTCGCTCACGGACGGCTACGCCGTCATCAAGGTGCTGGCCACGGAGCACGGCGTGCGTGATTTCCTGGTCGTGGTCAACCAGGTGGAATCCAAGGCCGAGGCCGAGCGCACCTTCACCCGGCTGTCCGAAGCCTGCAAGACCTTCCTGGGGATCGAGATCCGCAATCTCGGACACATACGCGACGACCGCAATGTTTCCGAAG
This portion of the Paucidesulfovibrio longus DSM 6739 genome encodes:
- a CDS encoding MinD/ParA family protein — its product is MINPNMTLSLAVMSGKGGVGKTSISLNLGYALHAAGLKTLLMDCDLGLANLDVLLGIAPEKNLQDLLKHDIDTSDVAVAVEPDGLDVLPAASGVPELVEMDEDMQNVMLDKIVQLAGSYNMLILDLGAGISRTVMTFASMAQLRLVVVTPEPTSLTDGYAVIKVLATEHGVRDFLVVVNQVESKAEAERTFTRLSEACKTFLGIEIRNLGHIRDDRNVSEAVRRQKALLKIAPSSPAAQDIVKLGRIFLRYRTDNAESIAQRPVLKQFPGTRRNLGLTEVPVFRHR
- the prfB gene encoding peptide chain release factor 2 (programmed frameshift); the encoded protein is MHQYSELKGNSATLFGKYETLWGRLDYSKLAERLAAIETQISQPDAWNQPEKLTPVLREKSQLEHKLSTYDGLRKAKEDLEVWLELAAEDEASLDDLHRSMKEFEKILRQTEMATLLGGEQDGSNAILEIHPGAGGVESQDWAEMLLRMYTRWAEDKDFKLTVLDVQPAEEAGIKNAALQIEGPYAYGFLRGEAGIHRLIRISPFDASGRRHTSFASVDVYPDVDDDIEIEVREEDLRVDVFRASGPGGQHVNKTNSAVRITHLPTNIVVQCQNEKSQLRNRQTAMKMLKARLYEQELRKREESQRVDYASKDAINFGSQIRTYTLQPYRLVKDHRSNTEDGNVDAVLDGALDRLMRSYLLYAHAGKQNA
- a CDS encoding GGDEF domain-containing protein, which translates into the protein MAHSVPDTALERELLKELTRLRDEICAAARTPCEDMDARTNLGVFRLFSGISLQQWRSIVRRLELKGWLTLPIDRDIYPHLTVLQESLDELSYQSEHDALTGLANRRSFDRFLDLEMERAQRAGTALSLAVIDLDDFKLVNDTYGHVAGDEVLVRLAKIITGNKRRYDLAARIGGEEFAIVLPGIGQVRSAKVVDRIRQDLEESAFSFPGGEGVVSVSCSAGIASYRGTTRFSPKDFFELADKALYAAKTAGKNRTELAPMPDIEQAIRPSLVQASEKRFLFTGKP